The window AGCAGGGGATGGCTACTCCAGTGATATGTTCCGGCTCACAGCTAAGCTATCAGACACTCAAGAACGTCAAATGATAATAAAATGTCATCCACAAGGAGGTTTACGTGAGGTGTTGATGAAAAATATGAATACTTTCAATAAAGAGTCAAGGATGTTTACCGAGACTCTTGCGATGATGAATAGACTTCTCCAACGAGCTCTTCCAGGAGAATATCAACCACTAACAGCCAAGTTATTGTATCATGGCAACAATCCTCTCACATTCTTGGTGTTAGAGGACTTGAGGCCCTCGGGATTCGTCATGGCTAATAGGCAGCAGGGGCTGGACTTAGCCCACTGCTCCTTGATTATGAAAAAGCTTGCTCAGTTCCACGCAGCCTCTGTTGCTCTTCATGAACAGAACCCATCAACACTTGAATATTACAGCGAGAGCGGTTTCCGCGAACAGAGTAAGGCACAATTAGAAGCTTTCTTGATAAATACTCTAACACTGCTAGCCAAGGAAGTGTCCACATGGAAAGGATACGAAAAATATGTTTCTAAGTtagaaaacatgaaaaacaattttACTGATCGCTTAATACAGACCTGCAAACGAAAGGAGGACGAATTCAACGTCCTGATTCATGGAGACTTCTGGACCAACAATATGCTGTTTAGATATTCTGGGAATACTGTTAAAGACATAAGGTTTGTGGACCTACAGCTGGTGCATTATACCTCATTCGCATTGGACCTCCACTACTTCTTTTACACTAGTCCCAGCGACGAGGTGCGTGTTAGCCATATGGATCGTCTAATCGAGGAGTATCACACAAACCTGACGGACACTTTAAGGATTCTGGGATGTTCTAGAAAAATATCGCTCTCACAGCTTCAGAGAACCTTTAAGGAATATGCGATCTACGGTTTATTTGCTGCCGTTGGTGTCATGCCGATTGTGCTATCAGATCCAGAGCATGGCTTCGATATTGAAAAATCCTTGACTGTAAGTGACAGTGCCCAAGCAAATAGAGGTTTATTTTCAAATGAGAGATACGTTAGGATCATGAAACGACTGCTGCCTATATTTGAGGAGAATGATGTACTCTAATGTGACGCATAAGATCGGTGTCAGTTTTGTACTTTCGTGTCTAAAATTGCCCTTCTTATCGATTATAATATAAGATCATGTACTTACAGCTATTAATTTGGAATAGAACTAATCAATGAGCGAAGGTTGACGTTTGAGCGTTGATAATTAACTATGGCAGAATAAAAGCATCGCCTGAAAATGAATTCAGTTTTCAGATTGCAAAACTTAAAAATATTTCATAATGTATAAGATGGATAGAGGTGTAATTTGTAACTATAACAATTTGTACAATAAACGTATACAACTCTCTGAATGTTCGTCTTATGACCTACCATAGCCTCGTGTACCATACCTCAAAATATACGAAACTCCGCTACAGAGCTTGTTATACTAAAGCCGGCGACTGATTGGAACCGATCATTGTGATGTAATGCTTACAGGGAATAAGTGTTGCATTACAAATTGATGTCAGCGTGGGGAATAGTCTCTCTTAATCCTCAATTCAGAAGTGCTCTACAATGCAACGCCGTTTGAGATGTCGGACATACAAGTAGCGAGTGTTGCTTCCATTCTTATGAGATGGTGTTCTCAGAAACGGTGGTGCCAAACGCATCTGCACAGACATAGAAGAGTAAATGGTGTATGGAACttacgtaatattttaaaaatcaggAAATACACGGTTAGTACAAAAATGTCGTTAAAATACCTTCTATGTGTTTCGAGC is drawn from Anabrus simplex isolate iqAnaSimp1 chromosome 1, ASM4041472v1, whole genome shotgun sequence and contains these coding sequences:
- the LOC136876072 gene encoding uncharacterized protein isoform X2, encoding MADEGLKIPSWIDKDFVQKALREGERDSSLTVTSFEIKPANAAGDGYSSDMFRLTAKLSDTQERQMIIKCHPQGGLREVLMKNMNTFNKESRMFTETLAMMNRLLQRALPGEYQPLTAKLLYHGNNPLTFLVLEDLRPSGFVMANRQQGLDLAHCSLIMKKLAQFHAASVALHEQNPSTLEYYSESGFREQSKAQLEAFLINTLTLLAKEVSTWKGYEKYVSKLENMKNNFTDRLIQTCKRKEDEFNVLIHGDFWTNNMLFRYSGNTVKDIRFVDLQLVHYTSFALDLHYFFYTSPSDEVRVSHMDRLIEEYHTNLTDTLRILGCSRKISLSQLQRTFKEYAIYGLFAAVGVMPIVLSDPEHGFDIEKSLTVSDSAQANRGLFSNERYVRIMKRLLPIFEENDVL